One genomic segment of Arthrobacter sp. JZ12 includes these proteins:
- a CDS encoding response regulator: MPQKILVVDDDADIRDLVSTKLESSGYEVETAGDGAAGLELALGNSYSLIISDIMMPGMSGVEMVHRLRSAEPAVTVPVILLTAKNQERDIQTGFAAGITDYIVKPFSPRALAARVTEVLAR, translated from the coding sequence ATGCCGCAGAAGATTCTGGTGGTTGACGACGACGCAGACATACGCGACCTCGTATCAACCAAGCTGGAGTCAAGCGGTTATGAAGTGGAAACCGCGGGGGACGGGGCAGCGGGGCTGGAACTTGCCCTCGGTAACTCCTACAGCCTGATCATTTCGGACATCATGATGCCGGGGATGTCCGGCGTGGAAATGGTCCATAGGCTGCGGTCAGCGGAACCGGCGGTAACCGTGCCGGTGATTCTCCTTACAGCAAAGAACCAGGAACGGGACATCCAGACCGGTTTCGCGGCCGGAATCACGGACTACATCGTCAAGCCCTTCAGCCCCCGCGCGCTTGCAGCCAGAGTCACTGAAGTCCTCGCTCGGTGA
- a CDS encoding GAF domain-containing sensor histidine kinase, protein MTAGVTDLTETQRLVELERYNLPGTLEDRKSTYYEDLDNLVTLAAQVCGVPFSVINVITADEQHQIAAQGIDPDVCSREDSMCAQVFRHGRTVIVEDCRDDPRFRNNPFVTGEIADVRFYASTPLITRDGHSLGTLCVFDQIPGTLTEQQRRSLEILADQIMDILDLQLRTRQLSRALAELGRSNQLLGEFAGRVSHDLQGPLTSIRGFAEMVQSDLQDDPDSRQYLDRIVGSAARMASMIDDLLDFARAGGILRVQPVSLARVTAAVQEDLSSALTGSNAQVYVDDFVAEADPSQLHVMLQNLLQNSLNYRHPEREPRIRITASGEFEHWLLEFADNGVGIAPQDRQRALEPLVRLEGSAVEGTGLGLATCSRIAQAHGGRLELDETEGGGLTVRVWFGSEPSSDPGHLP, encoded by the coding sequence GTGACAGCGGGGGTAACTGACCTCACCGAGACTCAGCGGCTGGTTGAACTCGAACGGTACAACCTTCCGGGCACCCTGGAGGACCGGAAGAGCACCTACTACGAAGACCTCGACAACCTGGTCACGCTCGCGGCCCAGGTGTGCGGCGTGCCTTTCAGCGTCATCAACGTGATCACCGCGGACGAACAGCATCAGATCGCGGCGCAGGGGATTGACCCCGATGTATGTTCCCGTGAAGATTCGATGTGCGCACAAGTCTTCCGCCATGGCCGCACAGTGATCGTTGAGGATTGCCGCGACGATCCCCGGTTCCGGAACAACCCGTTCGTCACCGGTGAAATAGCGGACGTCCGCTTCTACGCGTCCACGCCCCTGATCACCCGGGACGGGCACTCCCTTGGCACTCTTTGTGTGTTTGACCAGATCCCCGGCACGCTCACCGAACAGCAAAGACGCAGCCTCGAGATCCTCGCGGACCAGATCATGGATATCCTCGATCTACAGCTGCGGACCCGACAGCTGAGCCGAGCCCTGGCGGAACTGGGCCGGAGCAATCAACTGCTGGGAGAGTTTGCGGGTCGCGTAAGCCACGACCTCCAGGGGCCGTTGACCAGCATCCGCGGCTTCGCGGAAATGGTGCAGAGCGACCTGCAGGATGATCCGGATTCCCGGCAATACCTTGACCGCATTGTTGGAAGCGCAGCGCGGATGGCGTCGATGATTGACGACCTGCTGGACTTCGCACGGGCCGGCGGCATCCTCCGCGTCCAGCCCGTGAGCCTGGCGCGCGTAACCGCCGCAGTACAGGAAGACCTCAGCTCCGCCCTGACCGGCAGCAACGCGCAGGTGTACGTCGATGACTTCGTGGCCGAGGCTGATCCCTCCCAGCTCCACGTCATGCTTCAGAACCTGCTGCAGAACTCGCTCAACTACCGACATCCCGAACGGGAACCCCGTATCCGGATCACTGCCTCCGGCGAATTTGAGCACTGGCTGCTGGAATTTGCAGACAACGGCGTCGGAATTGCACCACAAGACCGCCAGCGGGCCCTGGAGCCGCTTGTCCGGTTGGAGGGCAGCGCCGTCGAAGGAACAGGGCTGGGACTGGCCACCTGCAGCCGGATCGCCCAGGCACACGGCGGGCGGCTTGAACTCGATGAAACCGAGGGCGGCGGGCTGACTGTCAGGGTCTGGTTCGGCAGCGAGCCCTCTTCGGATCCGGGTCATCTGCCCTAA